The bacterium genome has a window encoding:
- a CDS encoding type II toxin-antitoxin system RelE/ParE family toxin: MEVRFRTRKLQSHYERSGEAVKAYGEAVARKYIQRVNLIKAARDVDELKRLPGLRCHQLKGERLGQWAVNLTEFQRLIFTLEGDRLEIVRIEGVSKHYED; this comes from the coding sequence GTGGAAGTCAGGTTCCGGACCCGGAAGCTGCAAAGTCACTATGAACGCTCTGGCGAAGCCGTCAAAGCCTATGGGGAGGCGGTTGCGCGGAAGTACATCCAGCGGGTCAATCTCATCAAGGCCGCCCGCGACGTTGATGAGCTGAAACGGCTTCCCGGTCTGAGGTGCCACCAGCTCAAGGGAGAACGCCTGGGTCAATGGGCAGTCAATCTCACAGAGTTCCAGCGCCTGATCTTCACGCTGGAGGGTGATCGGCTGGAAATAGTTCGAATCGAGGGGGTAAGCAAGCACTATGAGGACTGA
- a CDS encoding HigA family addiction module antitoxin, with product MAAHSDLAIPPGEYLEEVIGELGMTKDELATRMARPATKLSQIFKGEKAITADTALQLEKVVGVPAHIWLGLESEYRLSLVRQEKAREQELLKAEVGLVDSFCYPELVKLGAVARHSHPIDKVMELQRFFGVATLHSVLEVRRYQAAFRCGKSPKQGHSCQAAAAWLRMGEIKARGIVCAPFNKSLLQESLMKIRAMTLQTPDQFLTPLSEILASAGVALVVCPHFPGTKAHGATFWLGREKAVLLLTIRGKWADIFWFSLFHEIGHILLHDRQSVFLEDDCAAPEQAEQEAAADRFAADTLIPPKVYEHFLKQGIFTPYSVHGFADVHGIDAGIVVGRLQHDGRLKHEWNNDLRKRYEWT from the coding sequence TTGGCAGCACATTCCGACCTCGCCATCCCTCCGGGGGAATACCTCGAGGAGGTCATCGGCGAACTTGGAATGACCAAGGACGAGCTTGCGACGCGGATGGCCCGTCCTGCCACCAAGCTGAGCCAGATCTTCAAGGGGGAAAAGGCTATCACCGCAGACACCGCCCTTCAGCTCGAGAAGGTGGTGGGTGTGCCGGCTCATATCTGGCTCGGGCTGGAGTCCGAGTACCGCCTCTCCCTGGTCAGGCAGGAGAAGGCGCGCGAGCAGGAACTCTTGAAAGCCGAGGTCGGTCTCGTTGACAGCTTCTGCTATCCGGAACTGGTGAAGCTGGGCGCGGTCGCTCGGCACTCGCATCCGATCGACAAAGTCATGGAGCTGCAGCGTTTCTTTGGCGTGGCCACTCTCCATTCAGTTCTCGAGGTCCGGCGTTACCAGGCTGCATTCCGTTGCGGCAAGTCGCCGAAGCAGGGGCATTCGTGCCAGGCGGCTGCTGCGTGGCTCAGGATGGGGGAGATCAAGGCTCGGGGAATCGTGTGTGCCCCGTTCAATAAGTCTCTGCTCCAGGAATCGCTCATGAAGATCAGGGCAATGACTCTGCAGACACCCGATCAGTTCCTGACACCTCTGAGCGAAATTCTGGCAAGCGCGGGGGTGGCCCTCGTTGTCTGCCCCCATTTTCCCGGCACGAAGGCCCATGGGGCGACCTTCTGGCTCGGGCGCGAGAAGGCCGTGCTCCTGCTGACCATCCGTGGCAAGTGGGCGGATATCTTCTGGTTCAGCCTCTTTCACGAAATCGGTCATATCCTGCTGCACGACCGTCAATCGGTATTTCTCGAAGATGACTGTGCCGCTCCCGAACAGGCGGAGCAGGAAGCTGCGGCCGATCGTTTCGCCGCCGATACACTCATCCCGCCAAAGGTCTATGAGCACTTTCTCAAACAGGGGATCTTCACTCCCTATTCGGTCCATGGGTTTGCCGATGTGCACGGGATAGACGCCGGGATCGTGGTCGGACGATTGCAGCATGACGGCCGCTTGAAGCACGAGTGGAACAATGACCTGCGGAAGCGTTACGAGTGGACATGA
- a CDS encoding SIR2 family protein gives MHSGQPQQLSTLTEEIAVDSIRDFFRDKPFLFFGTGMSCALDPRFGMATLKDELVQRIGELTLAAEQHRQWQQVSQSLSGGADLESSLDGVTDSELLQRITEITGRFIATLDREYALRISSGEIAWPATNFVKRLVDTLPEGDRILHALTPNYDLLFEYACDSVGIRYTSGFFGGVERRTNWAAVDQSLHVQEEVCQRAKLVTLFKYCKHVRLYKVHGSLNYFFHRNEVVENDSWMWSPPDFVQRVMITPGFSKYETLQRYRQELLRSADAAIEKASRFLFLGYGFNDKHLDEYIKRKLITQGCRGLIITRDSNPRIEALLADASNLWLVCKAATEGKDGTRIFNRQYAGWLDLPARRLWDIVEFTAQMFGG, from the coding sequence ATGCATAGCGGACAGCCGCAGCAGTTGTCGACTCTGACCGAAGAGATCGCAGTCGACTCTATCCGCGACTTCTTTAGGGATAAGCCATTCCTCTTCTTCGGTACGGGCATGTCTTGTGCGCTCGATCCTCGGTTCGGCATGGCCACCCTGAAGGATGAACTCGTCCAGAGGATTGGGGAACTAACACTTGCCGCTGAGCAGCACCGGCAATGGCAACAGGTTTCTCAGTCACTCAGTGGAGGCGCGGATCTGGAGTCGTCGCTCGATGGTGTGACTGATTCCGAGTTGCTGCAGCGGATCACAGAAATCACTGGACGGTTCATCGCTACCCTTGACCGCGAGTACGCCCTGCGCATTTCCAGTGGAGAAATTGCCTGGCCAGCGACCAACTTCGTCAAGCGGCTGGTTGACACCCTTCCCGAGGGAGATCGAATCCTCCATGCGCTTACTCCGAACTATGATCTGCTGTTCGAGTATGCATGCGATTCTGTTGGCATCCGATACACGAGCGGCTTCTTCGGAGGAGTGGAACGCAGAACCAATTGGGCAGCCGTGGACCAATCGTTGCATGTCCAAGAGGAAGTGTGCCAGCGGGCAAAGCTTGTTACCCTATTCAAGTACTGCAAGCATGTTCGACTCTACAAGGTCCACGGCTCACTGAATTATTTCTTTCATCGGAACGAGGTCGTCGAGAATGACTCATGGATGTGGTCACCGCCCGACTTCGTCCAACGGGTAATGATTACACCTGGCTTCTCGAAGTACGAGACGCTGCAACGCTACCGGCAGGAGTTGCTGAGATCTGCTGACGCCGCAATCGAGAAGGCGAGCCGCTTCTTGTTCTTGGGGTACGGTTTCAACGATAAGCATCTGGACGAATACATCAAACGAAAACTGATCACCCAAGGATGCAGGGGACTAATCATCACACGAGACTCCAACCCGCGCATTGAGGCGCTGCTGGCCGACGCGTCGAATTTGTGGTTGGTCTGCAAGGCGGCCACCGAAGGCAAAGATGGTACCCGCATCTTCAATAGACAATATGCGGGATGGCTCGATCTTCCTGCCAGAAGACTGTGGGACATAGTGGAGTTCACTGCCCAGATGTTCGGAGGCTAG
- a CDS encoding ATP-binding protein yields the protein MAIFTFDASHSLGKVRAVDTRRVAIQVNSDEDLRRARVGQWVALALPGATEEWLIAIIDKVIKTPILDGPSDPDLSSPDEAGTAVGQQESVLNTVQVTLVGTVGLTTANATRFSRSLVQVPEIDGACHILRDAQLQAFMGLLSCVGKTEHALEIGHYTIDENAAAYLDGNRLFQRHASLLGSTGSGKSWAVAAILEQAAKLPSANLIVFDLHGEYRALTYARHLRIPGPEELGMKDDSLLFLPFWLLNAEELQAMFIDRSEFSAHNQVMAFQDTVVSEKKKTLESLKKADVLNAFTLDSPIPFAIQDVIARLKELNEQMVPGAKPGSEKKGPFNGEFDRLIPRLTSKISDKRYGFLFQAPGTEHGYDGMARMMARLMDYSEANAQVKVIDFSEVPADILPIIVGLVARIIYQVQFWTDRDRRKPMAFVCDEAHLYLPKKDGKNPVEQRAIENFEKIAKEGRKYGVALLIVSQRPSDVSPTILSQCNNVIALRLSNGDDQATVRKLMPESLEGLMDTLPILDIGEALVVGDAVLLPSRIRIHPPDEKPLSATIEFWDEWAKKPDTPDLAKAVENMRRQNRA from the coding sequence ATGGCGATCTTCACATTCGATGCGTCTCATTCACTCGGCAAAGTCCGAGCAGTTGACACCCGCCGCGTGGCCATCCAGGTCAACAGCGATGAAGACCTGCGTAGAGCGCGGGTTGGCCAATGGGTGGCCCTTGCCTTGCCTGGCGCTACCGAAGAATGGCTGATCGCTATCATCGACAAGGTGATCAAGACACCTATTCTCGACGGCCCGTCGGACCCAGACTTGAGCAGCCCGGATGAGGCGGGAACGGCCGTTGGTCAACAGGAGAGCGTTCTGAATACGGTGCAAGTTACGCTGGTCGGAACAGTGGGATTGACTACAGCCAACGCGACCCGATTCTCGCGTTCATTGGTGCAAGTACCTGAAATTGATGGGGCATGCCACATCCTCCGAGATGCCCAACTGCAAGCGTTCATGGGCCTTCTCTCCTGCGTGGGGAAAACAGAGCACGCTTTGGAAATCGGGCACTACACGATTGACGAGAACGCAGCAGCATACTTGGATGGCAACAGGCTGTTCCAGCGCCATGCCTCGTTACTTGGCAGTACCGGCTCCGGGAAATCGTGGGCGGTGGCGGCCATCTTAGAGCAGGCAGCAAAGCTTCCGTCGGCCAATCTTATCGTGTTCGACCTGCACGGGGAATACCGTGCGCTTACCTATGCGCGACATCTGCGCATTCCGGGGCCAGAGGAACTTGGCATGAAGGACGATTCCCTTCTGTTCCTGCCGTTCTGGCTTCTGAACGCCGAAGAACTCCAGGCCATGTTCATCGACCGAAGCGAATTCAGCGCTCACAATCAAGTCATGGCGTTTCAGGACACTGTAGTTTCCGAGAAGAAGAAGACTCTTGAATCATTGAAGAAGGCTGACGTCCTCAACGCTTTTACCCTGGACAGCCCAATCCCATTCGCCATCCAAGATGTGATTGCTAGACTCAAGGAACTCAACGAGCAGATGGTCCCCGGAGCTAAGCCGGGCAGCGAAAAGAAGGGGCCTTTCAATGGCGAATTTGACAGGCTAATTCCTCGCCTTACGAGTAAGATTTCCGATAAGCGCTATGGATTTCTCTTTCAGGCGCCAGGCACCGAACATGGATATGACGGCATGGCGCGAATGATGGCGCGGCTGATGGACTACTCTGAAGCGAATGCCCAGGTCAAAGTCATCGACTTTTCAGAGGTGCCAGCTGACATTCTCCCCATCATTGTAGGACTTGTGGCCCGCATCATTTACCAAGTGCAATTCTGGACCGACCGAGATCGACGCAAGCCAATGGCCTTCGTGTGCGATGAAGCGCATCTGTATCTGCCTAAGAAGGACGGGAAGAACCCAGTGGAGCAGAGGGCCATAGAGAATTTTGAGAAGATCGCGAAGGAGGGCCGCAAGTACGGTGTAGCTCTTCTGATTGTCAGCCAACGGCCCTCCGATGTGAGCCCCACGATTCTGAGCCAATGCAACAATGTCATAGCGCTCCGGCTCTCCAATGGCGATGATCAAGCGACAGTCAGGAAGCTTATGCCAGAGAGCCTCGAAGGGTTAATGGACACCCTCCCGATTCTGGACATAGGTGAGGCGCTGGTAGTAGGCGATGCGGTCCTATTGCCCAGCAGAATTCGAATCCATCCGCCGGACGAGAAACCGCTAAGTGCGACCATTGAATTCTGGGATGAATGGGCTAAGAAGCCTGACACCCCGGATCTTGCGAAGGCAGTGGAGAATATGCGCAGACAGAACCGAGCCTAA
- a CDS encoding site-specific DNA-methyltransferase, translating to MVNQKTKLELTWIGKESRPKLEPRILIEDPGKSHHAPFRAGKSDIFDNRLIFGDNLLALKALEQEFAGKVKCVYIDPPFNTGQAFEHYDDGLEHSTWLSMMAERIEIIRQLLSPEGVLFVHLDQEENHYLKVMLDEIFNRPNFLGQVAYERSGVSGIGQGGGFLVNTHEYILCYAKDRDRFQVAENRGAVPIEVKDMKRYNRILLSAGKRTEVARFVAPSTGQPVVIFRHIGEKIGTISLRKADERYKEILAEYLEHFALIFRNTSIQDENEFQNRILSYCGDGLYSADYLVSRGKKEGRQITAYYLGGQVFAWLADTAEVRGDIVVKTNKLSDFWTHGELPKADLANEGGVEFRRGKKPENLLKRLLGLATAQGDLVLDSFAGSGTTGAVAHKMGRRWIMVELGEHCHTHIIPRLKKVIDGEDKGGITEAVGWKGGGGFRYFRLAPSLLQKDEFGNWVISKEYNPSMLAEAMCKLEGFTYAPSDTAYWQQGHSTETDFIFVTTQTLTREQLQKLSDEVGEGRSLLVMCGAFRVRNLDEFPNLTVKKIPKAVLARCEWGHDDYSLEIRNLPMKAPEEEIILEPTATGKSPRSKVERRAGVQQPLLFDPSAGKGGAK from the coding sequence ATGGTCAACCAGAAGACCAAACTCGAACTCACCTGGATCGGCAAGGAGAGCCGGCCAAAGCTGGAGCCACGCATTCTTATTGAAGACCCTGGCAAGTCGCATCACGCGCCGTTCCGTGCCGGGAAGAGCGATATCTTCGACAACCGGCTGATCTTCGGCGACAACCTCCTTGCCCTCAAGGCACTGGAGCAGGAGTTCGCGGGCAAGGTCAAGTGCGTCTACATTGACCCTCCGTTCAATACGGGGCAAGCCTTTGAACACTATGATGACGGGCTGGAACACAGTACGTGGCTATCAATGATGGCCGAACGTATTGAAATAATCCGCCAATTGCTGTCACCTGAAGGCGTTCTCTTCGTTCATCTCGATCAAGAGGAAAATCACTACCTCAAGGTCATGCTTGATGAGATCTTTAATCGTCCCAACTTTCTGGGCCAAGTCGCATACGAGCGGTCTGGTGTGTCAGGCATTGGACAAGGTGGTGGTTTCTTGGTGAATACCCATGAGTACATCCTATGCTATGCAAAGGACCGAGATCGCTTTCAGGTTGCCGAGAATCGAGGAGCTGTGCCGATTGAAGTGAAGGACATGAAGCGGTACAACCGCATCCTGTTGTCAGCCGGGAAGCGAACTGAAGTAGCCAGATTTGTTGCGCCGTCCACAGGACAACCAGTCGTAATATTTCGCCATATCGGCGAGAAGATTGGCACAATCTCGCTCCGTAAGGCAGATGAACGATACAAAGAGATTCTCGCGGAATATCTCGAGCACTTTGCCCTGATCTTCCGCAATACGAGCATCCAGGATGAGAACGAGTTCCAGAATCGCATCTTGTCCTATTGCGGGGATGGTCTCTACTCTGCGGACTACCTTGTTTCCCGAGGCAAGAAGGAGGGAAGGCAGATAACCGCCTATTACTTGGGAGGACAGGTATTCGCATGGCTTGCCGACACTGCGGAGGTCCGGGGTGACATTGTCGTCAAGACCAACAAGCTCTCGGATTTTTGGACGCACGGGGAACTTCCAAAGGCTGACTTGGCAAACGAAGGGGGTGTGGAGTTTCGCAGAGGCAAGAAGCCCGAGAATCTACTCAAGAGGTTGTTGGGGTTGGCTACGGCTCAGGGTGACTTGGTGCTGGACTCCTTCGCCGGTTCCGGCACCACCGGCGCGGTGGCGCACAAGATGGGCCGCCGCTGGATCATGGTCGAGCTTGGCGAACACTGCCACACGCACATCATTCCGCGCCTGAAGAAGGTGATCGATGGCGAGGACAAGGGCGGCATCACCGAGGCCGTCGGCTGGAAGGGCGGCGGCGGGTTCCGCTATTTCCGTCTCGCGCCGTCGCTCCTCCAGAAAGACGAGTTCGGCAACTGGGTCATCAGCAAGGAATACAACCCATCCATGCTGGCCGAGGCCATGTGCAAGCTGGAAGGGTTTACCTACGCCCCCAGCGACACGGCCTACTGGCAGCAGGGGCATTCCACCGAGACCGATTTCATCTTTGTGACCACGCAGACCCTCACCCGAGAGCAGTTGCAGAAACTCTCCGACGAGGTCGGCGAAGGCCGTTCGCTTCTTGTCATGTGCGGCGCGTTTCGCGTTAGGAACCTCGACGAGTTTCCCAACCTGACGGTGAAGAAGATCCCGAAGGCCGTTCTGGCCCGCTGTGAATGGGGGCATGACGACTACAGCCTGGAGATCAGGAACCTGCCCATGAAGGCGCCGGAAGAAGAGATCATCCTGGAGCCCACGGCCACCGGCAAGAGCCCGCGTTCCAAGGTGGAACGACGGGCCGGCGTTCAGCAACCCTTGCTCTTCGATCCGTCCGCCGGGAAGGGAGGCGCGAAATGA